The following proteins are encoded in a genomic region of Eriocheir sinensis breed Jianghai 21 chromosome 55, ASM2467909v1, whole genome shotgun sequence:
- the LOC126984022 gene encoding uncharacterized protein LOC126984022, with protein sequence MCCTLRSVVAFGIILAVIDIMHGLVTAGFYCYQFVMDTFYLCPLEMEVTLCHNKIYVYEQLFETRVYIGIGEGIAGVIFAVFYILALVKHKPSMTWVWLMKSFAVISINVYYLASWLIRRGRYDHINIEQPEDEKIFIYAAKGLTLVQILIMMVFCLIGAIFTYKVCEERTASRRNLRHRRKWESNEATAPPLGQYEDEEAQYLNDALTNSEKTLPARSSKQSLTEISRADTFKHSTGV encoded by the exons ATGTGTTGCACGCTACGAAGTGTTGTGGCCTTCGGGATCATACTGGCCGTGATTGATATA ATGCACGGCCTTGTCACGGCAGGCTTCTACTGTTACCAATTCGTCATGGACACCTTCTACCTGTGTCCCCTCGAAATGGAAGTCACACTCTGCCACAACAAAATCTACGTCTACGAACAAT TATTCGAAACCCGCGTCTACATTGGCATTGGAGAAGGGATTGCCGGGGTCATCTTCGCCGTCTTCTACATCCTGGCGTTGGTGAAG CACAAGCCTTCCATGACCTGGGTGTGGCTGATGAAGTCCTTCGCCGTCATCTCCATCAATGTGTACTACCTCGCCTCGTGGCTCATCCGCCGGGGCCGCTACGACCACATCAACATCGAGCAGCCGGAGGACGAGAAGATCTTCATATACGCCGCCAAGGGACTGACGCTGGTGCAGATTTTGATCATGATGGTCTTCTGCCTCATCGGCGCTATCTTTACTTATAAG GTTTGCGAGGAGAGGACAGCCAGCAGACGtaacctccgccaccgccgcaaGTGGGAGTCGAACGAGGCCACTGCTCCTCCTCTTGGCCAATACGAGGACGAGGAAGCCCAGTACCTCAACGACGCCCTCACCAACAGCGAGAAGACCCTCCCCGCGCGCTCCTCCAAGCAATCCCTCACCGAAATCAGCCGAGCGGATACCTTCAAGCACTCCACTGGTGTCTAA